One segment of Phaeacidiphilus oryzae TH49 DNA contains the following:
- a CDS encoding terpene synthase family protein translates to MASSEPTPRRQPFQLPDFYVAYPARLNPHVDAVRPRSREWARARGMLEGSGIWTERDLDAHDYPLLCGYTHPDCGEDVLALVTEWYIWVFFFDDHFLDVFKRTGDLAGGRAYLERLERFMPMGAEPAKEMPEPTNPVEAGLADLWLRTVPSMSADWRSRFAESTRNLLNESLWELSNINDRRVANPLEYIEMRRKVGGAPWSAGIVEFAADAEVPERVAHSRPLGVLRDAFSDAVHLRNDLFSYQREVEEEGELSNGVLVLEEFLGCGTQEAAEAVNDLLTSRVQQFEHTALTELPPLLAEFGLRPEEWARVGRYLKGLQDWQSGGHEWHLRSSRYMNQGALDAPAAAASAAASSAWNPFAVPALLPVGDAAAGSLAALGSNPRAEGVRARRYAYRPYEDVGDYTAPELPMPFQLRLSPLLDRARGNLRGWVERIGLLRPQPGVPASYVWDARRLEAIDLPLCAAGLHPDATQEELDLGSAWLAWGTYGDDYYPAVFGRAGDLAGARAQNDRLKLLMGVDARSTAVPANALERGLLDVWERTARSMTPENRRDFRATVDLMLDSWLWELSNLAQRRIPDPVDYVETRRLTFGSPMTMALARIGHGRRLPERLLTSGPMRAAENAASDYACLLNDLYSYRKEIQYEGEFHNIVPVARSFFDWDAERAIALGADLAAARMREFQRLTDHELPVVAEALSLGPEERAALDAYLEELRHWMSGILNWHQQVDRYRERELRRPLDPPDPRDWPAPVPTGLGTSSLRVPSLTRR, encoded by the coding sequence ATGGCTTCCTCGGAACCGACGCCGCGTCGACAGCCGTTCCAGCTCCCCGACTTCTACGTCGCCTATCCGGCGAGACTGAACCCGCACGTGGACGCCGTCCGCCCGCGCTCCCGCGAGTGGGCGCGCGCGAGGGGGATGCTGGAGGGCTCCGGGATCTGGACCGAGCGCGACCTGGACGCCCACGACTACCCGCTGCTCTGCGGCTACACCCACCCCGACTGCGGGGAGGACGTCCTCGCGCTGGTGACGGAGTGGTACATCTGGGTCTTCTTCTTCGACGACCACTTCCTGGACGTCTTCAAGCGCACGGGAGACCTGGCCGGCGGGCGGGCCTACCTGGAGCGCCTGGAGCGCTTCATGCCGATGGGCGCGGAGCCGGCGAAGGAGATGCCCGAGCCGACCAATCCGGTGGAGGCCGGTCTCGCCGACCTGTGGCTGCGGACGGTCCCCTCGATGTCCGCGGACTGGCGGTCCCGGTTCGCGGAGAGCACCCGGAACCTCCTCAACGAGTCGCTGTGGGAGCTGTCCAACATCAACGACCGGCGGGTGGCCAACCCGCTGGAGTACATCGAGATGCGGCGGAAGGTCGGCGGGGCGCCCTGGTCGGCCGGGATCGTCGAGTTCGCGGCCGACGCGGAGGTGCCGGAGCGGGTGGCGCACTCGCGCCCGCTGGGCGTCCTGCGGGACGCCTTCTCGGACGCCGTCCATCTGCGCAACGACCTCTTCTCCTACCAGCGGGAGGTCGAGGAGGAGGGCGAGCTGAGCAACGGGGTGCTGGTCCTGGAGGAGTTCCTGGGCTGCGGGACGCAGGAGGCGGCCGAGGCCGTCAACGACCTCCTCACCTCCCGGGTGCAGCAGTTCGAGCACACCGCGCTGACCGAACTGCCGCCGCTGCTGGCCGAGTTCGGGCTGCGGCCGGAGGAGTGGGCGCGGGTCGGCCGCTATCTCAAGGGCCTCCAGGACTGGCAGTCCGGCGGCCACGAGTGGCATCTGCGCTCCTCCCGCTACATGAACCAGGGCGCCCTGGACGCCCCCGCCGCCGCCGCCTCCGCCGCCGCCTCCTCGGCCTGGAACCCCTTCGCCGTTCCCGCCCTCCTCCCGGTCGGAGACGCGGCCGCCGGCTCCCTCGCCGCCCTCGGCAGCAACCCGCGCGCGGAGGGGGTGCGCGCCCGCCGGTACGCCTACCGCCCGTACGAGGACGTCGGCGACTACACCGCCCCCGAGCTCCCGATGCCCTTCCAGCTGCGCCTCAGCCCCCTCCTCGACCGGGCCAGGGGCAATCTGCGCGGCTGGGTGGAGCGGATCGGCCTGCTGCGCCCGCAGCCCGGCGTGCCCGCCTCCTACGTCTGGGACGCCCGCCGGCTGGAGGCCATCGATCTCCCGCTGTGCGCGGCCGGCCTCCACCCGGACGCCACCCAGGAGGAGCTGGACCTCGGCTCGGCCTGGCTGGCCTGGGGCACCTACGGCGACGACTACTACCCTGCGGTCTTCGGCCGGGCCGGCGACCTGGCCGGCGCCCGAGCCCAGAACGACCGCCTCAAGCTGCTGATGGGCGTGGACGCCCGGTCCACCGCCGTGCCCGCCAACGCCCTGGAGCGCGGCCTCCTCGACGTCTGGGAGCGCACCGCCCGCTCGATGACCCCGGAGAACCGCCGCGACTTCCGCGCCACCGTCGACCTGATGCTGGACTCCTGGCTGTGGGAGCTCTCCAACCTGGCCCAGCGCCGCATCCCGGATCCGGTCGACTACGTGGAGACGCGCCGGCTCACCTTCGGCTCGCCGATGACGATGGCCCTGGCCCGGATCGGCCACGGCCGCCGCCTGCCGGAGCGGCTGCTCACCAGCGGCCCGATGCGCGCCGCGGAGAACGCGGCGAGCGACTACGCCTGCCTCCTCAACGACCTCTACTCCTACCGGAAGGAGATCCAGTACGAGGGCGAGTTCCACAACATCGTCCCGGTGGCCCGCTCCTTCTTCGACTGGGACGCCGAGCGGGCGATCGCGCTGGGCGCCGACCTCGCGGCCGCCCGGATGCGCGAGTTCCAGCGCCTCACCGACCACGAACTCCCGGTCGTCGCCGAGGCCCTGTCCCTCGGCCCCGAGGAGCGCGCGGCCCTCGACGCCTACCTCGAGGAGCTCCGGCACTGGATGTCCGGCATCCTCAACTGGCACCAGCAGGTGGACCGCTACCGCGAGCGCGAACTCCGCCGCCCCCTCGACCCGCCGGATCCGCGGGACTGGCCGGCTCCGGTCCCCACGGGCCTGGGCACCTCCTCGCTCCGCGTGCCCTCGCTGACGCGCCGCTGA
- a CDS encoding ABC transporter permease, with protein sequence MADTGAQGLRAYGLIAGMWLRSSLAYPWSFWLTTAGNLVVTFLDFVVLAVMFTHVQRLGGWSLPEVAFLYGTSAICLGLADLTVGSLDQVGERVRDGSLDTVLLRPAPALAQLAADRMAPRRLGRVLQGAGVLAWSLVSLRIDWTWGRVAMVPLLVVAGTVIFGAVFVAAAGFQIVVPGAAEAQNALTFGGSTLLQYPPTVYGRDLVRGVLYGVPLGFANWVPAAYVLGRPLPEGLPGWLRFASPAVAALFAALAALCWRAGLRAYRSTGS encoded by the coding sequence GTGGCTGACACGGGGGCGCAGGGGCTGCGCGCGTACGGGCTGATCGCCGGGATGTGGCTGCGGTCCTCGCTCGCCTACCCCTGGTCGTTCTGGCTGACCACGGCCGGGAACCTGGTGGTGACCTTCCTGGACTTCGTGGTGCTGGCGGTGATGTTCACCCACGTCCAGCGGCTCGGCGGCTGGTCGCTGCCCGAGGTGGCCTTCCTCTACGGGACCTCGGCGATCTGCCTCGGCCTGGCCGATCTGACGGTGGGCAGCCTGGACCAGGTCGGCGAGCGGGTCAGGGACGGCTCGCTGGACACCGTGCTGCTGCGGCCCGCGCCGGCCCTGGCGCAGCTGGCCGCGGACCGGATGGCGCCGCGCCGGCTCGGCCGGGTGCTGCAGGGCGCCGGGGTGCTGGCCTGGTCGCTGGTCTCGCTGCGGATCGACTGGACCTGGGGGCGGGTGGCCATGGTGCCGCTGCTGGTGGTGGCCGGGACGGTGATCTTCGGGGCGGTGTTCGTGGCCGCGGCCGGCTTCCAGATCGTGGTGCCGGGCGCGGCCGAGGCGCAGAACGCGCTGACCTTCGGCGGATCCACGCTGCTGCAGTACCCGCCGACGGTCTACGGCCGGGACCTCGTCCGGGGGGTGCTGTACGGGGTGCCGCTGGGGTTCGCCAACTGGGTGCCGGCGGCGTATGTGCTGGGCCGGCCGCTGCCGGAGGGGCTGCCCGGCTGGCTGCGGTTCGCCTCGCCGGCCGTGGCCGCGCTCTTCGCGGCGCTCGCCGCGCTGTGCTGGCGCGCGGGGCTGCGCGCCTACCGGAGCACCGGAAGCTGA
- a CDS encoding MFS transporter: MAIAVPGQQTAQAPVPHRWWALGVFGLAQLMVVLDATIVNIALPSAQQSLHFDNDGRQWVVTAYSLAFGSLLLFGGRLADLFGRKNTLLIGLVGFAGSSALAGAAQNFSTLVAGRAAQGAFGALLAPSALSLLTTTFTEPRERARAFGVFGALAGGGGAIGLLLGGVLTEHLNWRWTLFVNLIFAALGVLGTLAFVRRPPKPPRPTLDVLGTLLAAAGLFCLVYGFANADTYSWHDPMCWGFLSGAALLLILFVLWERRAAHPLLPLRILEDRNRAASYLSVFVTGMGMFGVSLFLTYYLQQTLHYSPVRAGVAYLPMVAALMVCAQIGINLLVPRIGGKPVMPVGAALAAGGLYLLSRIGLHSSYTGDVMPGLILIGAGMGTMMPPAMSLATLGVAHRDQGVASAMVNTMQQVGGSIGTALFNTIAATAVTDYLRNHQPVTPLVGANAAVHSYTVAFRWAGAFFLVVLVVAGLLYRKGSPMAQMRAAHAAASAGHDADFVVEPAEQPGAEAAEALGPAEADTAALPAVEPAGGTAATTAAVPALPPPDSGSPGSPGSPGPSGSGRPGVTGRVVDASGAPVADAVLTLVDPTGRQLARAHSHADGSYRIDPPASADGACVLVGAAHGRRPSAALLRLPAFGGVLGHDVVLTGQGGLTGTVTSAEGTPLPDALVVATDPHGEVIGSSTTGPDGGYRFSALSPGAYVVTVSAPGTRPVAHSVSVDGTAGPAEHHIRLAPAAEVSGTVRNRSGRPLADTRVSLLDATGNVLDVRTTAHDGSYAFPNLSSQDYTLVATGYPPRATPIRLDGQASALLDLELTHDD; the protein is encoded by the coding sequence ATGGCGATAGCCGTGCCCGGACAGCAGACGGCCCAGGCGCCCGTGCCCCACCGCTGGTGGGCCCTCGGCGTCTTCGGACTGGCCCAGCTCATGGTGGTGCTGGACGCCACCATCGTGAACATCGCGCTGCCCTCCGCGCAGCAGTCCCTCCACTTCGACAATGACGGCCGGCAGTGGGTGGTCACCGCCTACTCGCTGGCCTTCGGCTCCCTGCTGCTCTTCGGCGGCCGGCTGGCCGACCTGTTCGGCCGGAAGAACACCCTGCTGATCGGCCTGGTCGGGTTCGCCGGCTCCTCCGCGCTGGCCGGCGCCGCACAGAACTTCTCCACCCTGGTCGCCGGCCGGGCGGCGCAGGGCGCCTTCGGCGCGCTCCTCGCGCCCTCCGCGCTCTCCCTCCTCACCACGACCTTCACCGAGCCGCGCGAACGCGCCCGCGCCTTCGGCGTCTTCGGCGCGCTCGCCGGCGGCGGCGGCGCCATCGGGCTGCTCCTCGGCGGCGTGCTGACGGAGCACCTGAACTGGCGCTGGACCCTCTTCGTCAACCTGATCTTCGCCGCCCTCGGCGTCCTCGGCACCCTCGCCTTCGTCCGCCGCCCCCCGAAGCCGCCGAGGCCGACGCTGGACGTCCTCGGCACGCTGCTGGCCGCCGCCGGGCTCTTCTGCCTGGTGTACGGGTTCGCCAACGCCGACACGTACTCCTGGCACGACCCGATGTGCTGGGGGTTCCTCTCCGGCGCCGCGCTGCTGCTGATCCTCTTCGTGCTGTGGGAGCGCAGGGCCGCGCATCCGCTGCTGCCGCTGCGGATCCTCGAGGACCGCAACCGCGCCGCCTCCTACCTCTCGGTCTTCGTCACCGGGATGGGGATGTTCGGCGTCTCCCTCTTCCTCACCTACTACCTGCAGCAGACCCTCCACTACTCACCGGTCCGGGCCGGCGTCGCCTATCTGCCGATGGTCGCCGCGCTGATGGTGTGCGCCCAGATCGGCATCAACCTGCTGGTGCCGCGGATCGGCGGCAAGCCGGTGATGCCGGTCGGCGCGGCGCTCGCCGCGGGCGGGCTCTACCTCCTCTCCCGGATCGGGCTGCACAGCAGCTACACCGGGGACGTGATGCCCGGCCTGATCCTGATCGGCGCCGGAATGGGCACGATGATGCCGCCGGCGATGAGCCTGGCCACCCTCGGCGTCGCCCACCGCGACCAGGGCGTCGCCTCGGCGATGGTCAACACCATGCAGCAGGTGGGCGGTTCGATCGGCACCGCCCTCTTCAACACCATCGCGGCCACCGCCGTCACCGACTACCTCAGGAACCACCAGCCGGTCACCCCGCTGGTCGGCGCGAACGCGGCCGTGCACAGCTACACCGTGGCCTTCCGCTGGGCCGGCGCCTTCTTCCTGGTGGTGCTGGTGGTGGCGGGCCTCCTCTACCGCAAGGGCTCGCCGATGGCGCAGATGCGCGCCGCCCACGCGGCCGCCTCGGCCGGGCACGACGCGGACTTCGTGGTCGAGCCCGCGGAGCAGCCGGGAGCGGAGGCGGCGGAGGCGCTCGGCCCCGCCGAGGCCGACACGGCGGCCCTCCCCGCCGTCGAGCCGGCCGGCGGCACCGCCGCCACCACCGCCGCCGTCCCCGCCCTCCCGCCGCCGGACTCCGGCTCTCCCGGCTCTCCCGGCTCTCCCGGCCCCTCCGGCTCCGGCCGGCCCGGCGTCACCGGCCGGGTGGTGGACGCCTCCGGCGCCCCGGTGGCCGACGCCGTCCTCACCCTGGTCGACCCGACCGGCCGGCAACTCGCCCGCGCGCACAGCCACGCCGACGGCAGCTACCGGATCGACCCGCCGGCCTCCGCCGACGGCGCCTGCGTCCTGGTCGGCGCGGCGCACGGCCGCCGGCCGAGCGCCGCCCTGCTGCGGCTGCCCGCCTTCGGCGGCGTGCTCGGCCACGACGTGGTGCTCACCGGGCAGGGCGGGCTGACCGGCACCGTCACCTCCGCCGAGGGCACGCCGCTGCCGGACGCCCTGGTGGTCGCGACCGATCCGCACGGAGAGGTGATCGGCTCCTCGACCACCGGCCCCGACGGCGGCTACCGCTTCTCCGCCCTCTCCCCCGGCGCCTACGTGGTGACGGTGAGCGCCCCGGGCACCCGGCCGGTCGCCCACTCGGTCTCGGTGGACGGCACCGCCGGCCCGGCCGAGCACCACATCCGGCTCGCCCCCGCGGCGGAGGTCAGCGGCACGGTACGGAACCGGTCCGGGCGCCCCCTCGCCGACACCCGGGTCTCCCTCCTGGACGCCACCGGCAACGTGCTGGACGTCCGCACCACCGCCCACGACGGCAGCTACGCCTTCCCGAACCTGTCCTCCCAGGACTACACCCTGGTCGCCACCGGCTACCCGCCCCGAGCCACCCCCATCCGCCTGGACGGCCAGGCCTCCGCACTGCTGGACCTCGAACTCACCCACGACGACTGA
- a CDS encoding ABC transporter ATP-binding protein, with protein sequence MIEVSGVEKRFSVREGRWWSRRRRTVEAVRGLDFKVAAGEMVGYIGPNGAGKSTTVKMLTGILVPSAGRLRVAGADPVRQRVELARRVGVVFGQRTGLWWDLPLRDSYRLARRMHRIPEQRFRTVLDRCVELLELGPLLDVPVRQLSLGQRMRGDIGAALLHEPEVLYLDEPTIGLDVLSRNRVRSFLRAENAERGTTVLLTTHDLTDIEQLCSRVMVIDHGRLVYDGGLGGLHRLGESERTLVVDLAEERPPLAVPGARTVRVDGPRQWLAFPAGASAAPLVAAVAAVAPVVDLSLREPAIEDVIARLYAGEVGDAVPAGGGV encoded by the coding sequence ATGATCGAGGTCTCGGGTGTGGAGAAGCGGTTCAGCGTGCGCGAGGGCCGGTGGTGGAGCCGCCGGCGGCGGACCGTGGAGGCGGTGCGGGGGCTGGACTTCAAGGTGGCGGCCGGGGAGATGGTCGGCTACATCGGGCCGAACGGGGCCGGGAAGTCGACCACGGTGAAGATGCTGACCGGGATCCTGGTCCCGTCCGCGGGGCGGCTGCGGGTGGCGGGCGCGGACCCGGTGCGGCAGCGGGTGGAGCTGGCCCGGCGGGTCGGGGTGGTCTTCGGGCAGCGCACCGGTCTGTGGTGGGACCTGCCGCTGCGGGACTCGTACCGGCTGGCGCGGCGGATGCACCGGATCCCGGAGCAGCGGTTCCGCACGGTGCTCGACCGCTGCGTGGAGCTGCTGGAGCTGGGGCCGCTGCTGGACGTGCCGGTCCGTCAGCTGTCGCTGGGGCAGCGGATGCGCGGGGACATCGGGGCGGCGCTGCTCCACGAGCCGGAGGTGCTCTACCTGGACGAGCCGACGATCGGGCTGGACGTGCTGAGCCGCAACCGGGTGCGCTCCTTCCTGCGGGCGGAGAACGCCGAGCGCGGGACGACGGTGCTGCTGACCACCCACGATCTGACCGACATCGAGCAGTTGTGCTCCCGGGTGATGGTGATCGACCACGGTCGGCTGGTGTACGACGGCGGGCTGGGCGGGCTGCACCGGCTGGGCGAGAGCGAGCGGACGCTGGTGGTGGACCTCGCCGAGGAGCGGCCGCCGCTGGCCGTGCCGGGAGCGCGGACGGTGCGGGTGGACGGGCCCCGGCAGTGGCTGGCGTTCCCGGCGGGGGCGAGCGCGGCGCCGCTGGTGGCGGCGGTGGCGGCGGTGGCCCCGGTGGTGGATCTCTCCCTTCGGGAGCCGGCGATCGAGGATGTGATCGCGCGCTTGTACGCGGGCGAGGTGGGGGACGCCGTGCCGGCGGGCGGCGGGGTGTAG
- a CDS encoding transglycosylase domain-containing protein — translation MSQDDPDSPDHPMSRDSLESEDRADGGGPGLSGGQRRRAKRRARKARRRAMPWYRRIVPTWRMVVGGIVTIILACVAAFVIAYLAVSVPDPNALATAQSNVYYYSDGRTVLGRTGDINRESVPIDQISTPMQHAAVSAEDRSFYSNTGIDVRGMIRAGWNVATGKGLQSGSTITQQYVKNYYLNQSQTVTRKIKEVIIALKVDQTQSKDDILAGYLNTSYFGRGAYGVEAAARAYYGVDASQLNVAQASYLATLLQAPSAYDVSTATAAGRQAALNRWNYVLDGQVKLHWLTQAERNAVRFEEPKSPGAVSSGTGGQAGYLIDIADQYLTANNVVDDATLSSGGWRIVTTFDKKDQDALAKSVKDRLSASLPSTTQAKDVRVGASSVDPNSGKVLAAYGGPDYATQPYNDAVRDDIQVGSTFKAFDLAAGLQNNATTQDGRPITPSTYYDGTSGRTVQGLPAGVHYAPPNEDNVDYGNITLRYAMQKSVNAVYAQEAVDAGLNNVRNTAIALGLPENTPDMSAGNPALALGVATPSSLSMADAYATLDAHGVHRPAWSVEEISRNGEKQTLPQNDPTTAITRSAADDVTSVLRNVISSNGTGYVATGLGRPAAGKTGTTDDNKSAWFIGYTPQLTTAVCMFAENPQTHARESLGTAAGITRVNGGSFPAQIWTDYMSSALSGRPVQDFQLMAGTDNGSTPSASPSPSPTPSPTPTASPTPSTPATTPPLSPSPSPTFPTPTAPVLPTAPGSGPTSPGNPVSPLRQQEWPG, via the coding sequence GTGAGCCAGGACGACCCGGACAGCCCCGACCACCCCATGAGCCGGGACTCCCTGGAGTCCGAGGACCGCGCCGACGGCGGCGGTCCGGGCCTCAGCGGCGGCCAGCGCCGTCGCGCCAAGCGTCGCGCGCGCAAGGCCCGCAGGCGCGCGATGCCTTGGTACCGTCGGATCGTGCCGACCTGGCGGATGGTCGTGGGTGGGATCGTCACGATCATCCTGGCCTGTGTGGCGGCCTTCGTGATCGCCTATCTGGCCGTCTCGGTACCGGACCCGAACGCCCTGGCCACCGCGCAGAGCAACGTCTACTACTACTCCGACGGCCGGACCGTCCTCGGCCGCACCGGCGACATCAACCGCGAGTCGGTGCCGATCGACCAGATCTCCACCCCGATGCAGCACGCCGCGGTCTCCGCCGAGGACCGCTCCTTCTACTCGAACACCGGCATCGACGTCCGCGGCATGATCCGGGCCGGATGGAACGTGGCGACCGGCAAGGGGCTGCAGTCCGGTTCGACGATCACCCAGCAGTACGTGAAGAACTACTACCTGAACCAGTCCCAGACCGTCACCCGCAAGATCAAGGAAGTCATCATCGCGCTCAAGGTCGACCAGACCCAGAGCAAGGACGACATCCTGGCCGGCTACCTCAACACCAGCTACTTCGGCCGCGGCGCCTACGGCGTGGAGGCCGCCGCCCGCGCCTACTACGGCGTCGACGCCTCCCAGCTGAACGTCGCCCAGGCCTCCTACCTCGCCACCCTCCTCCAGGCCCCGAGCGCCTACGACGTCTCCACCGCGACCGCCGCCGGCCGCCAGGCCGCCCTCAACCGCTGGAACTACGTCCTGGACGGCCAGGTCAAGCTGCACTGGCTCACCCAGGCCGAGCGGAACGCGGTCAGGTTCGAGGAGCCCAAGTCCCCCGGCGCCGTCAGCAGCGGAACCGGCGGCCAGGCCGGCTACCTGATCGACATCGCCGACCAGTACCTCACCGCCAACAACGTCGTCGACGACGCCACCCTCAGCTCCGGCGGCTGGCGGATCGTCACCACCTTCGACAAGAAGGACCAGGACGCCCTCGCCAAGTCGGTCAAGGACCGGCTCTCCGCCTCCCTGCCCAGCACCACCCAGGCGAAGGACGTCCGGGTCGGCGCCAGCTCGGTCGACCCGAACTCGGGCAAGGTGCTGGCCGCGTACGGCGGGCCGGACTACGCCACCCAGCCGTACAACGACGCGGTCCGCGACGACATCCAGGTCGGCTCCACCTTCAAGGCCTTCGACCTCGCCGCCGGCCTGCAGAACAACGCCACCACCCAGGACGGCCGCCCGATCACCCCGTCCACCTACTACGACGGCACCAGCGGCCGCACCGTCCAGGGCCTCCCGGCCGGCGTCCACTACGCCCCGCCCAACGAGGACAACGTCGACTACGGCAACATCACCCTGCGCTACGCCATGCAGAAGTCGGTCAACGCGGTCTACGCCCAGGAGGCCGTCGACGCCGGGCTGAACAACGTCCGGAACACCGCGATCGCCCTCGGGCTCCCGGAGAACACCCCCGACATGTCGGCCGGCAACCCGGCCCTCGCGCTGGGCGTGGCCACCCCGTCCTCGCTGTCCATGGCCGACGCCTACGCCACCCTGGACGCCCACGGGGTGCACCGCCCGGCCTGGTCGGTGGAGGAGATCTCCCGGAACGGCGAGAAGCAGACCCTGCCGCAGAACGACCCGACCACCGCGATCACCCGCAGCGCGGCGGACGACGTCACCTCCGTGCTGCGGAACGTGATCAGCTCCAACGGCACCGGCTACGTGGCCACCGGCCTCGGCCGGCCCGCGGCCGGCAAGACCGGCACCACGGACGACAACAAGTCCGCCTGGTTCATCGGGTACACCCCCCAACTCACCACCGCCGTCTGCATGTTCGCGGAGAACCCGCAGACCCACGCGCGCGAGTCGCTGGGCACGGCGGCCGGCATCACCCGGGTCAACGGCGGATCGTTCCCGGCCCAGATCTGGACCGACTACATGTCCTCGGCGCTCTCCGGCCGGCCGGTACAGGACTTCCAGCTGATGGCCGGCACCGACAACGGCTCGACGCCCTCGGCCAGCCCGTCCCCCTCGCCGACGCCTTCGCCGACGCCGACGGCCTCCCCGACGCCGAGCACACCGGCGACCACGCCGCCGCTCTCCCCGTCGCCCAGCCCGACCTTCCCCACCCCGACCGCCCCGGTCCTCCCCACCGCCCCCGGCAGCGGCCCGACCAGCCCCGGCAACCCGGTCTCGCCCCTCAGGCAGCAGGAGTGGCCGGGCTGA
- a CDS encoding DUF445 domain-containing protein, which translates to MQYTESDALKRRGVRKMKTVATGFLLGATLVYALTTWGLRSGGGWWSWDWAGYVQAAAEAGMVGGLADWFAVTALFKHPLGLPIPHTAIIPTKKDVFGRSLGQFVGENFLAVPVVRARLGGLSVARRAGEWLAAPGSAERVTKELSAALRGALRVLRDEDVQAVVGEAVTRRAQATQIAQPIGQMLARVFADGGHRGVVDMVVNRLHDWLVTHEDRIVATVSQGAPGWTPRFIDRQVGTRVYRELLRFATEMRDDPEHAARGALDEFLADFAKELQTDPDTIARVERAKNDLLDRPEVQGLIASAWSAVRTMVMEAAEDPDSELRRRATSAIRSFGRRLASDGRMQGKADKWLGDAAEYVVTTYRSDITSLISDTVAGWDADEASRKIEANVGRDLQFIRINGTVVGAFAGLLIHTASTWL; encoded by the coding sequence ATGCAGTACACCGAGTCGGACGCGCTCAAGCGCCGCGGGGTGCGCAAGATGAAGACGGTCGCGACCGGCTTCCTCCTCGGCGCGACCCTGGTGTACGCGCTCACCACCTGGGGCCTTCGGTCCGGCGGCGGCTGGTGGTCCTGGGACTGGGCCGGGTATGTGCAGGCCGCGGCGGAGGCCGGGATGGTCGGCGGGCTCGCCGACTGGTTCGCGGTGACCGCCCTCTTCAAGCACCCGCTGGGGCTGCCGATCCCGCACACCGCGATCATCCCCACCAAGAAGGACGTGTTCGGCCGCAGCCTGGGCCAGTTCGTGGGGGAGAACTTCCTCGCCGTACCGGTGGTGCGGGCCAGGCTCGGCGGCCTGTCGGTCGCCCGGCGGGCCGGCGAGTGGCTGGCCGCGCCGGGCAGCGCGGAACGGGTGACCAAGGAGCTGTCGGCGGCGCTGCGCGGCGCCCTGCGGGTGCTGCGGGACGAGGACGTGCAGGCGGTCGTCGGCGAGGCGGTGACCAGGCGGGCGCAGGCCACCCAGATCGCCCAGCCGATAGGGCAGATGCTGGCCCGGGTGTTCGCGGACGGCGGCCACCGCGGGGTGGTGGACATGGTGGTCAACCGGCTGCACGACTGGCTGGTGACCCACGAGGACCGGATCGTCGCCACGGTCTCCCAGGGCGCGCCCGGCTGGACCCCGCGGTTCATCGACCGGCAGGTCGGCACCCGGGTCTACCGGGAGCTGCTGCGGTTCGCCACCGAGATGCGGGACGACCCGGAGCACGCGGCCCGGGGCGCGCTGGACGAGTTCCTGGCCGACTTCGCCAAGGAGCTGCAGACCGATCCGGACACCATCGCCCGGGTCGAGCGGGCCAAGAACGACCTGCTGGACCGGCCGGAGGTGCAGGGCCTGATCGCCTCGGCCTGGTCGGCGGTGCGGACGATGGTGATGGAGGCCGCCGAGGACCCGGACAGCGAGCTGCGCCGCCGGGCGACCTCGGCCATCCGCTCCTTCGGCCGCCGGCTGGCCTCGGACGGGCGGATGCAGGGCAAGGCCGACAAGTGGCTGGGGGACGCCGCGGAGTACGTGGTGACCACCTACCGCAGCGACATCACCTCGCTGATCTCGGACACGGTGGCCGGCTGGGACGCGGACGAGGCGTCCCGGAAGATCGAGGCGAACGTCGGGCGGGACCTGCAGTTCATCCGGATCAACGGCACCGTGGTCGGCGCCTTCGCCGGGCTGCTGATCCACACCGCCTCCACCTGGCTGTGA
- a CDS encoding ABC transporter permease encodes MGLYLAVAGGGFRRYATYRAATAAGVVANTAFGFIIAYTYLALWHTRPHLGGYDATSALTFAWIGQALLATVALWGGGFQNDLESRIRSGDIAVDLARPVDQQSWWLATDLGRAGYELLVRGSVPMLAGALAFHLRFPQGSAATVLLTVGAFLLSVLLAVVVSFALRYLVALAGFWVVDTMGLRQLLMVSGMVLSGMLLPLQLFPPTMARIAEALPWSGVLQIPADVLLQRRVGAALAAGLGQQLAWAAVLLALGRLVQSTAVRKVVLQGG; translated from the coding sequence TTGGGGCTTTATCTCGCCGTCGCCGGCGGCGGCTTTCGGCGCTATGCGACCTATCGCGCGGCCACCGCGGCCGGCGTGGTCGCGAACACCGCCTTCGGGTTCATCATCGCCTACACGTATCTCGCGCTCTGGCACACCCGTCCGCATCTGGGCGGATACGACGCCACGTCGGCGCTGACCTTCGCCTGGATCGGTCAGGCCCTGCTGGCGACGGTCGCGCTGTGGGGCGGCGGCTTCCAGAACGACCTGGAGAGCCGGATCCGCAGCGGCGACATCGCCGTGGACCTGGCCCGTCCGGTCGACCAGCAGAGCTGGTGGCTGGCGACGGACCTCGGCCGGGCCGGCTACGAGCTGCTGGTCCGCGGCTCGGTGCCGATGCTCGCCGGAGCACTCGCCTTCCACCTGAGGTTCCCCCAGGGCAGTGCCGCCACCGTCCTGCTGACCGTCGGGGCGTTCCTGCTGTCGGTGCTGCTCGCCGTCGTCGTCAGCTTCGCGCTGCGCTATCTGGTCGCGCTGGCCGGCTTCTGGGTGGTGGACACCATGGGGTTGCGGCAGCTCCTCATGGTCAGCGGCATGGTGCTGTCCGGGATGCTGCTGCCGCTCCAGCTCTTCCCGCCCACCATGGCCCGGATCGCCGAGGCGCTGCCGTGGAGCGGAGTGCTGCAGATCCCGGCGGACGTCCTGCTCCAGCGCCGGGTGGGCGCGGCCCTCGCGGCCGGCCTCGGGCAGCAGCTGGCCTGGGCGGCGGTGCTGCTGGCGCTGGGCCGTCTGGTGCAGTCCACGGCGGTGCGGAAGGTGGTGCTCCAGGGTGGCTGA